The Lysinibacter cavernae genome has a window encoding:
- a CDS encoding DUF2470 domain-containing protein, which yields MSKFDPKIVDGVLAHMNDDHNDDSLLIARAFGRPEATVSVMKDLDGTGGVWTVTDPSGTSDLFVAWSQTITERPEIRREVVVLYDEACRRLGVEPRPH from the coding sequence ATGAGCAAATTCGATCCCAAAATCGTCGACGGCGTTCTTGCGCACATGAACGATGACCACAACGATGACAGCCTGCTGATCGCTCGGGCGTTTGGTCGTCCTGAGGCTACCGTTTCGGTCATGAAAGACCTCGACGGCACCGGTGGAGTCTGGACGGTGACAGATCCGTCTGGCACGAGTGACCTCTTCGTCGCGTGGTCGCAGACGATCACGGAGCGTCCAGAAATTCGTCGCGAGGTTGTTGTGCTGTATGACGAGGCATGCCGTCGCCTTGGTGTTGAGCCACGCCCTCACTAG
- a CDS encoding GNAT family N-acetyltransferase yields the protein MSELSNVSVRHEPERNRYVIEVDGEVRGEAVYRVSGNALHAIHTEIDPDLRGNGLGDILVTNMINDIRETTSYSVVPQCSYVVEWFQLHPGERDLLTRGTSL from the coding sequence ATGTCGGAACTCAGCAACGTCAGCGTTCGACACGAGCCAGAGCGCAACCGCTACGTCATCGAGGTCGACGGCGAGGTCCGCGGCGAAGCGGTCTACCGAGTCTCAGGCAACGCCCTCCACGCCATCCACACCGAAATCGATCCCGATTTACGCGGAAACGGACTCGGCGACATCCTCGTCACCAACATGATTAACGACATCCGCGAGACGACCAGCTATTCGGTGGTGCCACAGTGCAGTTACGTTGTTGAGTGGTTCCAGCTCCACCCGGGCGAGCGCGACCTGCTCACGCGAGGCACCTCGCTCTAA
- a CDS encoding alpha/beta hydrolase, with the protein MPRFVDDFGVSITYYEWLIDSPRAIVQIAHGVGEHALRYERLAGVLNRAGYSVVADDHRGHGQTGVEQHGGDLSKMGKLGPGGLRAAEAAIRRLGTLTRIANPGVPLVYLGHSWGSLMGQRLFNQYPGDYDAIILTGSAYRMPGFLESGDLNKRHKHLGTTGYEWLSRDPKVHEAFAADPLTFDAKILRLFGLRDSLRLFGRPKANIGVNPPMLLMVGDDDTVGGEASVERLAQEYLKRSGLTDVTAIIYEGARHEIFNETNKDEVFDDLIDWLDEHFAKANAQ; encoded by the coding sequence ATGCCCCGCTTCGTAGATGACTTTGGCGTTTCCATCACCTATTACGAGTGGCTGATCGACAGCCCTCGAGCGATTGTTCAGATCGCACACGGCGTCGGCGAACACGCGCTTCGATATGAGCGCTTGGCCGGAGTGCTGAACCGCGCCGGATACTCGGTTGTTGCCGACGACCACAGGGGCCACGGTCAAACGGGTGTTGAGCAGCACGGTGGAGACCTCAGCAAGATGGGCAAGCTCGGCCCTGGCGGACTTCGTGCGGCAGAAGCGGCCATCCGCAGACTGGGTACGCTCACGCGCATCGCGAACCCTGGGGTCCCGCTCGTCTACCTTGGGCACTCGTGGGGGTCGCTCATGGGGCAGCGGCTCTTTAACCAGTATCCGGGGGACTACGACGCCATCATCCTCACCGGTTCTGCGTATCGGATGCCTGGCTTCCTTGAGAGCGGTGACCTCAATAAGCGGCACAAGCATCTAGGTACGACGGGATACGAGTGGCTTAGTCGAGACCCGAAGGTGCACGAGGCGTTCGCCGCAGACCCACTCACGTTTGATGCCAAGATTCTTCGCCTCTTTGGGCTCCGCGACTCGCTTCGCCTCTTTGGGCGACCAAAGGCAAATATCGGAGTGAACCCGCCCATGCTGCTCATGGTTGGCGACGATGACACCGTTGGCGGGGAGGCCTCCGTTGAGCGACTCGCGCAGGAATACCTCAAGCGCAGCGGCCTGACCGATGTGACGGCGATCATCTACGAAGGCGCACGACACGAGATCTTCAACGAAACGAATAAAGACGAAGTCTTTGACGACCTCATCGACTGGCTCGATGAGCACTTTGCAAAGGCGAACGCGCAGTAG
- a CDS encoding ATP-dependent DNA helicase yields MSTVTLSPEQQRVFDRIEQSREHVFVTGRAGTGKSTLLNHLSWNTEKQIVVCAPTGVAALNVAGQTIHSLFRLPTGVIADHTIDQNAEVKKLLNAIDTLVIDEVSMVNADLMDAIDRSLRQARSRRHDPFGGVQVIMFGDPYQLPPVPPNDPEERAYYEDTYRSQWFFDAKVWQETELNIVELTEIHRQRDDRFKGLLNGVRHGVVTAEMAGELNAAGARSAPDENIITLATTNAIVNRINATELAKLGGKSLKAVAEVNGEFRKGAYPADEELELKPGAQVMFLRNDPDQRWVNGTLGTVDHIDGNVWVEVDGELHEVEPTSWERHRYTYAADTKTLTKDVVAEFIQFPLRLAWAVTIHKSQGKTYERAIIDLGTRAFSPGQTYVALSRITSIEGLYLTRPLRPSDVRVDDNVRRFMATVRQEQAARAAAASAASDDGGGDSSD; encoded by the coding sequence ATGTCTACGGTCACGCTGAGCCCTGAACAACAGCGCGTCTTTGACCGCATTGAGCAAAGCCGCGAGCACGTGTTTGTCACGGGAAGGGCTGGCACCGGAAAATCCACGCTCCTCAACCATCTCTCCTGGAACACCGAGAAGCAGATCGTGGTCTGCGCCCCAACCGGCGTCGCAGCGCTCAACGTTGCCGGCCAGACGATCCACTCGCTCTTCCGCCTACCAACTGGCGTCATCGCAGACCACACTATTGACCAAAATGCGGAGGTCAAGAAACTCCTCAACGCCATCGACACGCTTGTCATCGATGAGGTTTCCATGGTCAACGCCGACCTCATGGATGCCATCGACCGCTCGCTTCGCCAGGCACGGAGCCGCCGCCACGACCCGTTTGGCGGCGTACAGGTCATCATGTTTGGCGACCCGTACCAGCTGCCACCCGTGCCACCCAACGATCCGGAAGAGCGCGCATACTACGAAGACACGTACCGGTCGCAGTGGTTCTTTGACGCAAAGGTGTGGCAAGAGACCGAGCTCAACATCGTTGAGCTCACCGAGATTCACCGCCAGCGAGACGACCGGTTTAAGGGCCTGCTCAACGGCGTACGGCACGGTGTTGTCACCGCTGAGATGGCCGGTGAACTCAACGCCGCCGGCGCCAGGTCCGCCCCTGATGAGAACATCATTACCCTTGCCACAACCAACGCGATCGTCAACCGTATCAACGCGACTGAGCTCGCGAAACTTGGCGGCAAATCGCTCAAGGCCGTCGCCGAGGTCAATGGAGAATTTCGCAAGGGCGCCTATCCGGCCGACGAAGAGCTCGAGCTCAAGCCGGGGGCGCAGGTCATGTTCCTCCGCAACGATCCAGACCAGCGCTGGGTGAACGGCACACTTGGCACGGTTGATCACATCGACGGCAACGTCTGGGTCGAGGTTGACGGCGAGCTGCACGAGGTTGAGCCGACCAGCTGGGAACGACACCGTTACACCTATGCCGCCGATACAAAGACACTCACCAAGGACGTTGTTGCCGAGTTCATCCAGTTCCCCTTGCGCCTCGCGTGGGCAGTCACTATCCACAAATCGCAGGGCAAAACCTACGAGCGCGCCATCATCGACCTCGGCACCAGGGCGTTCAGCCCAGGTCAGACCTACGTTGCGCTGAGCCGAATCACCTCCATCGAAGGCTTATACCTCACGCGACCGCTTCGCCCATCGGATGTTCGAGTCGACGATAACGTGCGCCGATTTATGGCAACCGTGCGGCAAGAGCAGGCCGCGCGGGCTGCGGCCGCGAGCGCGGCGTCCGACGACGGCGGCGGCGACTCCTCCGACTAG
- a CDS encoding MFS transporter — translation MRVAPHLGHDTVAPRRRVISWALWDWGSAAFNAVVTTFVFSTYLASGLFVDPAIVAAAGDDANNPALVAAKADSASVVSIALTVAGILIALIAPVLGQRSDGSGRRKLWLGVNTGLVVLSMAAMYFVEPNQQFLVLGAVLLAVGNMFFEFASVNYNAMLVQVSTPKTIGRVSGFGWGMGYVGGIVLLVILLAFFILDNGDGTGGILHLPSGTAGGGLDVRFAVLASAVWYAIFAIPVLLAVPEIPKVQRTNRVSFLGSYRVLAHTIRDLYRKRPQVLLFLVASAVFRDGLAGVFTFGAIIAANVFHFSATEVLYFAVAANLVAGAGTFLGGYLDDKVGPKRIIIFSLVGMVTAAVVVLFLGNAQSGFWVAGLVLCLFVGPVQSASRSFLARITPAGREGEIFGLYATTGRAVSFLAPGLFTLFVAITSDTRFGILGIAIVLLGGLALMLPVKDRQVALD, via the coding sequence ATGCGAGTAGCGCCGCACCTTGGCCACGATACGGTGGCGCCTCGACGCAGGGTCATCTCGTGGGCGTTGTGGGACTGGGGCTCTGCCGCGTTCAACGCGGTTGTCACCACCTTTGTATTTAGCACCTATCTTGCGAGCGGACTCTTTGTTGATCCCGCTATCGTCGCGGCTGCAGGCGACGACGCAAATAATCCGGCGCTCGTTGCGGCAAAGGCCGACAGCGCATCCGTCGTCTCGATCGCTCTCACGGTCGCCGGCATTTTGATCGCGCTTATTGCACCGGTGCTCGGGCAGCGCTCAGATGGCTCCGGCCGGCGCAAGCTGTGGCTCGGGGTCAACACCGGCCTCGTTGTCCTTTCTATGGCCGCCATGTACTTCGTCGAGCCAAACCAACAGTTCCTAGTGCTCGGAGCCGTGCTGCTCGCGGTAGGCAACATGTTCTTCGAGTTTGCGAGCGTCAACTACAACGCCATGCTTGTGCAGGTGTCAACGCCAAAAACTATTGGTCGCGTATCCGGGTTTGGTTGGGGCATGGGCTATGTCGGCGGAATCGTCCTGCTCGTCATCCTGCTCGCGTTTTTCATTCTTGATAATGGTGACGGAACCGGCGGCATCCTGCACCTTCCGTCTGGCACGGCCGGCGGCGGGCTTGACGTTCGCTTTGCGGTTCTCGCCTCGGCCGTCTGGTATGCGATTTTTGCGATTCCAGTGCTGCTTGCCGTTCCAGAGATCCCAAAGGTGCAGCGCACCAACAGGGTGAGCTTCCTCGGAAGCTACCGCGTCCTCGCGCACACCATCCGCGACCTCTACCGCAAGCGCCCCCAGGTGCTGCTGTTCCTCGTCGCAAGCGCGGTCTTCAGGGATGGGCTCGCTGGCGTCTTCACCTTTGGCGCCATTATCGCCGCCAACGTGTTTCACTTCAGCGCAACCGAGGTGCTCTACTTTGCTGTTGCCGCCAACTTGGTGGCTGGCGCGGGAACATTCCTCGGCGGTTACCTCGACGACAAGGTTGGCCCAAAGCGCATCATCATCTTCTCGCTTGTTGGCATGGTGACCGCCGCGGTTGTTGTGCTGTTTCTTGGCAACGCTCAGTCCGGGTTCTGGGTTGCCGGTCTTGTGCTGTGCCTCTTCGTTGGGCCGGTGCAGTCCGCAAGCCGCAGCTTCCTCGCTCGCATCACTCCGGCTGGGCGCGAGGGCGAGATCTTTGGCCTCTACGCAACAACTGGCCGGGCGGTGAGCTTCCTTGCCCCTGGCCTGTTCACGCTGTTCGTCGCCATCACGTCTGACACCCGCTTTGGCATTCTCGGTATCGCAATCGTGCTCCTTGGCGGCCTCGCACTCATGCTTCCGGTCAAGGACCGCCAGGTCGCGCTCGACTAG
- a CDS encoding DNA-methyltransferase → MSAEKAPAVDETGELGNRVLFGDNLPMLQELPDESITLIYVDPPFNTGRTQARQQTTAVRSAEQGLGTVSGFKGLNYERIRGQLRSYDDSFDDYWGFLEPRLVEAWRLLTDDGTLYVHLDYREAHYAKVLLDALFGRDSFLNEIIWAYDYGAKSKNRWPTKHDTILVYVKNPKTYYFDSTTVDREPYMAPGLVTPAKAKKGKLPTDVWWHTIVSPTGKEKTGYPTQKPMGILRRIIQASSREGDLVLDFFAGSGTTGAVAAKLKRRFLLMDQNPEAITVMRSRLPESTVYVGVPDELQSEGNG, encoded by the coding sequence ATGAGTGCAGAGAAGGCCCCCGCGGTAGACGAGACTGGCGAGCTCGGTAACCGAGTGCTCTTCGGGGACAACCTCCCCATGCTCCAAGAATTGCCGGATGAAAGCATCACGCTGATCTATGTTGACCCTCCGTTCAATACCGGACGAACGCAGGCGCGCCAGCAGACAACGGCCGTTCGCAGCGCCGAGCAGGGGCTTGGTACGGTCAGCGGCTTTAAAGGGCTCAACTACGAGCGCATCCGCGGCCAGCTCCGCAGCTACGACGATAGCTTTGATGACTACTGGGGATTCCTTGAACCGCGCCTCGTAGAGGCCTGGAGGCTGCTCACCGATGACGGCACACTCTACGTGCACCTTGACTATCGGGAGGCGCACTATGCAAAGGTGCTGCTCGACGCGCTCTTTGGTCGCGACAGCTTCCTGAATGAGATCATCTGGGCCTACGACTACGGTGCGAAGTCAAAGAATCGCTGGCCGACGAAGCACGACACCATCCTTGTCTATGTCAAGAATCCGAAGACCTACTATTTTGATTCGACGACTGTTGATCGCGAACCATATATGGCCCCAGGCCTGGTGACGCCGGCAAAGGCAAAAAAGGGCAAGCTCCCTACCGACGTGTGGTGGCACACGATCGTCTCGCCGACCGGCAAGGAAAAGACTGGCTATCCCACGCAGAAGCCGATGGGTATTCTTCGCCGCATTATCCAGGCCTCAAGCCGGGAAGGAGACCTTGTGCTGGATTTCTTTGCCGGCAGCGGAACGACCGGTGCTGTTGCTGCCAAGCTCAAGCGCCGTTTCTTGCTGATGGACCAGAACCCTGAGGCAATCACGGTTATGCGCTCGCGGTTGCCGGAGTCGACGGTCTACGTTGGCGTGCCTGATGAACTGCAGTCGGAGGGCAACGGGTAG
- a CDS encoding MerR family transcriptional regulator, with translation MEANETNGLLRIGVFSRLTRISVRMIRHYQDNGLLEPGWVDPASGYRYFDAQQIGHAQLIIGLRNAGFSIEQTRAVLAARGDVSLLSNLLADQSQRLEAEHEQVAERVRALAVMSATLREKPMNYNVRTESLPAMTVASLRRTVGTFADEGELWREIMSRVAESTATFPAGGLAGATFYDPEYRDANVDIAVWVQTTAQFDAVDPLECHDVPAQDVVVATLEGDYSQMGAVTAAIGEYLAEHSIEAGPMFNIYRVGPGSDPNPAHWVTDVCFPVLAL, from the coding sequence ATGGAAGCGAACGAGACCAACGGACTGCTCCGCATCGGAGTGTTTTCGAGGCTGACGCGCATTAGCGTGCGCATGATCAGGCACTATCAAGACAACGGCTTACTAGAGCCCGGCTGGGTAGACCCAGCGAGCGGTTACCGCTATTTTGATGCGCAGCAGATCGGTCATGCCCAGCTCATTATCGGGTTGCGGAATGCCGGATTCTCAATCGAACAGACCCGTGCGGTGCTCGCGGCCCGTGGCGACGTTTCGCTCCTGTCCAACCTCCTGGCAGACCAGTCGCAGCGGCTCGAGGCCGAACACGAACAGGTTGCCGAGAGGGTTCGTGCGCTCGCAGTGATGAGCGCAACGCTCAGGGAGAAACCAATGAATTACAACGTCCGCACAGAATCATTGCCGGCCATGACGGTGGCGTCGCTGCGCCGAACGGTTGGCACATTTGCCGACGAGGGCGAGCTCTGGCGCGAAATCATGTCGCGCGTGGCCGAGTCAACGGCCACGTTCCCCGCGGGTGGTCTCGCCGGGGCGACGTTCTACGATCCCGAGTATCGAGACGCGAATGTTGATATCGCCGTCTGGGTCCAGACCACGGCCCAATTTGACGCCGTTGACCCCTTGGAGTGCCATGATGTGCCGGCCCAAGACGTGGTGGTTGCGACTCTTGAGGGTGACTATTCACAGATGGGCGCCGTGACCGCGGCGATTGGCGAGTACCTCGCCGAGCACTCGATCGAGGCGGGGCCGATGTTCAACATCTACCGGGTTGGACCGGGCAGCGATCCAAACCCGGCTCACTGGGTGACGGACGTGTGCTTCCCCGTGCTTGCTTTGTAA
- a CDS encoding methylenetetrahydrofolate reductase, whose product MRVEIIPSKDAVANIVAHLPRDTTLTVTCLPQHGLEPTLRVSTQLADLGYDVIPHLSARLIVSEAELVAHLDRLADHGIRSLFVIGGDGPQHGGPFADGGELLCAVRENWGKLANLGIAAYPEGHPLFNREQGIDLLLHKQSTADYAVTQLCFQAPVVAEFLRDTAAAGVTLPVWIGLPAAVNWRRLVAIGTKIGVGASLAFARKNSALQLLSAAHFDPQVFSAEVTGALTNWANAESEIALPAGIHLYSFNDFRSLSTSRP is encoded by the coding sequence GTGCGAGTCGAGATCATTCCCTCGAAGGACGCTGTAGCCAATATTGTTGCCCACCTTCCCCGCGATACGACGCTGACCGTAACATGCCTTCCTCAGCACGGGCTTGAGCCAACGCTCAGGGTGAGCACCCAACTCGCTGACCTTGGCTACGACGTCATCCCGCATCTTTCGGCGAGGCTCATTGTGAGCGAGGCCGAGCTGGTGGCACATCTCGACCGGCTAGCCGATCACGGAATTCGATCACTCTTTGTGATTGGTGGAGACGGGCCCCAGCATGGCGGCCCGTTTGCCGACGGAGGCGAACTTCTGTGCGCTGTGCGGGAAAACTGGGGAAAACTCGCAAATCTGGGGATAGCCGCGTATCCGGAGGGGCATCCGCTGTTCAATCGGGAGCAGGGAATCGACCTACTTCTCCACAAGCAGTCCACAGCCGACTACGCCGTTACCCAGTTATGTTTTCAGGCACCAGTTGTGGCTGAGTTTTTGCGGGATACTGCGGCAGCTGGGGTGACTCTTCCGGTCTGGATTGGCCTCCCCGCCGCCGTGAATTGGCGGCGTCTGGTCGCAATTGGGACGAAAATTGGTGTTGGTGCGTCGCTCGCCTTTGCGAGGAAGAATTCCGCTCTACAACTGCTATCGGCCGCGCATTTTGACCCGCAAGTGTTTAGTGCGGAGGTTACCGGCGCGCTTACTAACTGGGCAAATGCTGAATCCGAAATCGCTCTGCCTGCCGGAATCCATCTGTATAGCTTTAATGACTTTCGGTCGCTTTCAACTTCTCGGCCCTGA
- a CDS encoding DUF2804 domain-containing protein, with amino-acid sequence MSSSFAEITDVVDLCLSDGNLNPNARGYTRRPLHRTNLAGWGRNKRWEYWGIVTPRYVLGMTISSLDYASVNQFYLLDRETGKEVEIASTVPLGRKVTLPDTLPPFTARATTKKVVLSFADTAEATTIRASVAGIDVDLRAEAGEDSLGVVVPWSSRLFQYTLKDLARVVTGSITVDGVRYDLPAKQSWAVLDRGRGRWPYSATWNWGAGSGIVKRKKVGLQLGGGWTVGTGSTENALFVDGHLDYIPNELGWTFDGNDFMQPWTVVGDRVNVTLTPFHVRNATTNALIVSGETHQAFGEWTGWVRRSSGKEISVDGLVGWAEVAANRW; translated from the coding sequence ATGAGCTCGTCATTTGCGGAGATCACCGACGTCGTCGACCTATGTCTGTCAGACGGCAACCTGAACCCCAACGCCCGCGGATACACGCGCAGGCCGCTACACCGCACCAATCTTGCCGGTTGGGGACGGAATAAGCGCTGGGAATACTGGGGAATCGTGACCCCTCGCTATGTGCTCGGCATGACAATCTCGAGCCTCGACTACGCCTCGGTCAATCAGTTCTACCTGCTTGACCGGGAGACAGGCAAAGAGGTTGAGATCGCGAGCACCGTGCCGCTCGGTCGCAAAGTGACGCTTCCGGATACGCTTCCGCCATTCACTGCAAGGGCTACAACAAAAAAGGTTGTGTTGAGCTTTGCCGACACGGCAGAGGCCACGACGATTCGGGCATCCGTTGCCGGAATTGATGTTGACCTGCGGGCAGAAGCTGGCGAGGACAGCCTTGGCGTTGTTGTGCCCTGGTCGTCGCGGCTCTTTCAATACACGCTCAAGGACCTCGCGCGCGTGGTTACCGGCAGCATCACGGTTGACGGTGTTCGGTATGACCTGCCCGCAAAGCAGAGCTGGGCGGTGCTTGATCGTGGACGTGGCCGCTGGCCGTACTCCGCCACGTGGAACTGGGGTGCTGGTTCCGGCATCGTGAAGCGCAAGAAGGTTGGCCTGCAACTTGGCGGGGGCTGGACGGTTGGTACGGGTTCGACAGAGAACGCGCTCTTTGTGGATGGGCACCTCGACTACATCCCAAACGAGCTCGGCTGGACCTTTGACGGGAACGACTTTATGCAGCCGTGGACGGTGGTTGGCGATCGCGTGAATGTCACCCTCACTCCATTCCACGTGCGCAACGCAACAACAAACGCGCTGATCGTCTCGGGCGAGACGCATCAGGCCTTTGGCGAGTGGACTGGCTGGGTACGTCGATCCTCTGGCAAGGAGATCTCGGTTGATGGACTCGTTGGCTGGGCAGAAGTCGCCGCAAACCGCTGGTAA
- a CDS encoding heme oxygenase (biliverdin-producing) — protein MSNVVSFSQVLRERTKSSHGDSEGATFMDDLVKGRGTREDYISLVVQHYFIYQALEAATERMMNDAIAASFITPKLTRLPALEADLEFLLGDDWRDLIEPLPSTAAYVARINEVGATWNGGFVAHHYTRYLGDLSGGQIIRTLIQRQFGFETNGVGFYLFDEIAKPKEFKDTYKEQLDAVNWDDAERDRVIDEVVRAYQFNTDVFNDLARAKASSTNVA, from the coding sequence TTGTCAAACGTAGTTTCTTTTTCGCAGGTTTTGCGCGAGCGCACCAAGTCCAGCCACGGCGACAGTGAGGGTGCAACCTTCATGGACGACCTCGTCAAGGGTCGTGGAACACGCGAGGACTACATCTCCCTCGTCGTTCAGCACTACTTCATTTATCAGGCCCTCGAAGCGGCAACCGAGCGCATGATGAACGATGCCATCGCTGCATCCTTCATTACGCCGAAGCTCACTCGCCTGCCTGCACTTGAGGCAGACCTTGAGTTTCTGCTCGGAGACGACTGGCGTGACCTGATCGAGCCACTGCCGTCGACTGCCGCCTACGTTGCGCGCATCAATGAAGTTGGTGCCACCTGGAACGGCGGCTTTGTCGCTCACCACTACACCCGATACCTCGGGGACCTGTCTGGCGGCCAGATCATCCGCACCCTCATCCAGCGCCAGTTTGGCTTTGAAACCAACGGTGTTGGCTTCTATCTCTTCGACGAGATTGCAAAGCCAAAAGAGTTCAAAGACACCTATAAAGAGCAACTCGACGCCGTGAACTGGGATGACGCAGAGCGCGACCGCGTCATTGACGAGGTGGTTCGCGCCTACCAGTTCAACACCGATGTGTTCAATGACCTCGCGCGGGCGAAGGCTTCTTCGACCAACGTCGCATAG
- a CDS encoding lipoate--protein ligase family protein, with protein MHGEYKVPGGKLVVADLELTDGKLTNVRIAGDFFLEPDSALDDINGAIEGLPRESTAEEIAAAVQAALPSDAQLLGFSPEAIAVTVRRAIAQAASWRDYDWQIIHGEPQHPAMQLALDEVLTNAVGEGTRKPTLRIWEWASPAIIIGSFQSLRNEVDRANAEKYGVTVVRRISGGGAMFVEPESAITYSLYVPGELVQGLSFADSYAFLDEWVLDALKALGIDAFYKPLNDISSPAGKIGGAAQKRLGSGAVLHHVTMSYDMDAEKMVRVLRIGREKLSDKGTASAQKRVDPLRSQTGLSRQEVISKMLDTFVALHGGTRSEVTPEEYAKAEQLAAEKFSTEAWLKRVP; from the coding sequence ATGCACGGTGAATATAAGGTCCCTGGCGGCAAGCTTGTTGTTGCAGACCTCGAGCTAACTGACGGTAAATTGACCAATGTTCGCATTGCCGGTGATTTTTTCCTTGAGCCGGACAGCGCGCTTGATGACATCAACGGTGCAATCGAAGGCCTGCCGCGCGAGTCGACAGCAGAAGAGATTGCCGCCGCAGTTCAGGCGGCCCTGCCCTCCGATGCGCAGCTGCTGGGGTTTAGCCCAGAAGCAATCGCGGTCACGGTTCGCCGGGCGATCGCGCAGGCAGCAAGCTGGCGCGACTATGACTGGCAGATCATCCACGGGGAACCGCAGCATCCAGCGATGCAGCTCGCGCTAGACGAGGTGTTGACCAATGCCGTTGGCGAAGGCACGCGCAAGCCGACCCTGCGTATCTGGGAATGGGCGAGCCCCGCGATTATCATCGGGAGCTTCCAATCGCTGCGCAACGAGGTCGACCGCGCCAACGCGGAAAAGTATGGCGTGACCGTTGTTCGTCGGATCTCTGGCGGTGGCGCAATGTTTGTGGAGCCAGAATCCGCGATTACGTACTCGCTTTACGTTCCGGGTGAGCTTGTGCAGGGCCTGAGCTTTGCCGACTCCTATGCCTTCCTCGACGAGTGGGTACTCGACGCCCTCAAGGCACTTGGCATCGACGCCTTCTACAAGCCACTCAACGATATTTCGAGCCCAGCCGGCAAGATTGGCGGGGCCGCCCAGAAGCGGCTCGGTTCGGGAGCCGTGCTGCACCACGTGACCATGAGCTATGACATGGACGCCGAAAAGATGGTGCGCGTGCTGCGAATTGGGCGAGAGAAACTCAGCGATAAGGGCACGGCAAGTGCTCAGAAACGGGTTGACCCGCTGCGGAGCCAGACAGGTCTTTCTCGGCAAGAAGTCATCTCGAAGATGCTCGACACGTTTGTGGCGCTTCACGGTGGTACCCGCTCTGAAGTTACGCCTGAAGAATACGCGAAGGCAGAGCAGCTCGCGGCCGAAAAGTTCTCGACGGAGGCCTGGCTCAAGCGGGTTCCGTAG